One window of Alkaliphilus metalliredigens QYMF genomic DNA carries:
- a CDS encoding ACT domain-containing protein, translating to MKAFITVIGKDKIGIIYGISSVLQKSSVNILDINQTLLQDTFTMVMLVDLQEMNIEFKELKEKLQDSAHTIGVSVRIQQEAIFNSMHVI from the coding sequence ATGAAAGCATTTATAACCGTTATCGGAAAGGACAAAATAGGCATTATTTATGGCATTTCTTCTGTACTTCAAAAAAGTAGCGTTAATATTTTAGATATAAACCAAACACTTTTGCAAGATACCTTTACAATGGTAATGCTTGTAGATTTACAAGAAATGAACATTGAATTCAAAGAATTAAAAGAAAAGCTACAAGATTCCGCTCATACAATAGGTGTGTCAGTTAGAATTCAACAAGAAGCTATATTTAATTCAATGCATGTTATTTAA
- the ilvD gene encoding dihydroxy-acid dehydratase, giving the protein MKTNGAREGIERAPHRSLFKAMGYTDEEIRAPLIGVINSQNEIIPGHIYLDKIADAVKAGVRLRGGTPAEVSTIGVCDGIAMGHVGMKYSLASRELIADSIETVAIAHGFDALVMIPNCDKVVPGMLMAAARVNIPTVVISGGPMMAGKVQGKSVSLSNVFEAVGAVKAGKMTEDELYEYEEKACPSCGSCAGMYTANSMNCLTEALGMGLPGNGTIPAVYAERIRLAKKAGMEVMALLEKNIRPQDIMTEKAFENALTVDMALGCSTNSMLHLPAIAHEAGVVLNLEAANLISERTPNLCKLAPAGQHHIEDLYFAGGVQAVIKELAKKDLIQLDLLTVTGKTVAENISQAQNLNDEVIRTVENPYNETGGIAVLKGNLAPDGCVVKRSAVAKEMLTHKGPARVFESEEEVIAGILGGEIKPGDVVVIRYEGPKGGPGMREMLAPTSTLAGMGLDKSVALITDGRFSGATRGASIGHVSPEAAEGGPIGLVEEGDFISFDITKGKIELLVSEEELTKRKQRWQTPEPKIKKGYLARYARLVTSASTGAILR; this is encoded by the coding sequence ATGAAAACCAATGGAGCAAGGGAAGGCATTGAACGTGCACCCCATCGATCCTTATTTAAAGCAATGGGATACACAGATGAAGAAATAAGAGCACCTCTCATTGGTGTGATTAACTCACAAAATGAAATTATACCAGGACATATATATTTAGACAAGATTGCAGATGCTGTTAAGGCTGGGGTAAGATTAAGGGGAGGAACCCCGGCTGAAGTGTCGACGATTGGTGTCTGTGATGGGATTGCCATGGGCCATGTGGGGATGAAGTATTCCTTGGCCTCTCGGGAATTAATTGCTGACTCAATTGAAACAGTGGCAATTGCCCATGGATTTGATGCCTTAGTCATGATTCCCAATTGTGATAAGGTGGTACCGGGAATGCTGATGGCTGCGGCTAGGGTCAATATTCCAACAGTGGTTATCAGTGGAGGGCCAATGATGGCAGGAAAGGTACAGGGCAAGTCCGTTAGCCTTTCCAATGTCTTTGAAGCTGTTGGAGCTGTCAAAGCAGGGAAAATGACAGAGGATGAGCTCTATGAATATGAGGAAAAGGCTTGTCCCAGCTGTGGCTCCTGTGCAGGGATGTATACTGCCAATAGTATGAATTGCTTAACCGAGGCATTAGGAATGGGGCTACCTGGAAATGGAACCATACCAGCAGTCTACGCTGAGCGGATCAGATTAGCTAAAAAAGCAGGGATGGAAGTGATGGCACTTTTAGAGAAAAATATTCGCCCTCAAGATATTATGACGGAGAAAGCATTTGAAAATGCATTAACTGTGGACATGGCACTGGGGTGTAGCACCAACAGTATGCTACATCTACCAGCTATTGCACATGAGGCTGGGGTGGTGTTAAATCTTGAAGCAGCCAATTTAATCAGTGAAAGAACACCTAACCTATGTAAATTAGCTCCTGCGGGACAGCATCACATAGAAGACCTATACTTTGCAGGAGGGGTTCAGGCAGTCATAAAGGAGCTTGCTAAAAAAGACTTAATCCAGCTGGACTTATTAACTGTAACAGGAAAAACCGTGGCAGAAAATATTTCACAAGCACAAAACCTTAATGATGAAGTCATCAGAACTGTTGAGAATCCATATAATGAAACCGGAGGTATTGCAGTATTAAAGGGGAATTTAGCACCGGATGGTTGTGTGGTAAAACGTTCGGCTGTTGCAAAAGAAATGCTGACCCATAAAGGTCCTGCCAGGGTATTTGAGTCTGAAGAAGAGGTAATTGCAGGAATTTTAGGAGGAGAAATTAAGCCTGGTGATGTAGTAGTGATCCGTTATGAAGGTCCTAAAGGGGGACCAGGGATGAGAGAAATGCTTGCACCGACATCAACATTAGCAGGAATGGGATTAGACAAAAGTGTTGCACTGATTACTGATGGGCGATTTAGTGGTGCTACCAGAGGGGCTTCCATTGGTCATGTGTCACCAGAAGCGGCAGAGGGTGGTCCTATTGGCTTGGTAGAGGAGGGAGATTTCATTTCCTTCGATATTACAAAGGGAAAGATTGAACTATTGGTCAGTGAAGAAGAGCTGACAAAACGAAAACAACGGTGGCAGACCCCAGAGCCGAAGATTAAAAAGGGTTATTTAGCTAGATATGCAAGATTAGTGACTTCAGCCAGTACCGGGGCTATATTGAGATAA
- the ilvB gene encoding biosynthetic-type acetolactate synthase large subunit — MQRTGGEIIAECLIEQGVDTVFGYPGGAILNIYDALYKYQDQINHYLTAHEQGAAHAADGYARATGKVGVCLATSGPGATNLVTGIATAYMDSVPMVAITANVPLALLGRDSFQEVDIVGITMPITKHNYIVKDINELASTLRKAFYIAQEGRPGPVLVDVPKDITAQVAEYIYEAPRPIETVSAPIPEEDLLSAIQMIKTAKRPLIYMGGGVVRSGAAEAFKDFVDKVQAPVASTMMGLGGFPSTHELFTGLLGMHGTKASNMAATECDLIIAVGARFSDRAIGKVEGFAPGAKILQIDIDPAEVNKNIRTHYSIIGTITEVLKDLNPRLEKQERKEWTEKIKAWQRDYPLTYEKNTTLKPQFVIEKVKELAAEDAVITTEVGQNQIWTALFYKFTQPRSFITSGGLGTMGFGLGACIGAQIGLPERQLFNIAGDGCFYMNCNELATAVHYNLPIRVIVLNNHVLGMVRQWQGMFYGKRFSNTTLDRKTDIVKLAEAYGATGFNITKNEEVEDVLKKAMAIKGPVVINCEIDRDELVLPMVPPGADIKDLIME; from the coding sequence ATGCAACGAACAGGTGGTGAAATCATAGCAGAATGTTTGATAGAGCAAGGTGTTGACACTGTATTTGGTTATCCAGGAGGTGCAATACTCAATATCTACGATGCCCTATATAAATATCAGGATCAGATCAATCATTATTTGACGGCCCATGAACAGGGAGCAGCCCATGCAGCTGATGGTTATGCCAGAGCCACTGGAAAAGTGGGGGTATGCCTTGCTACATCAGGACCTGGAGCTACTAATTTGGTAACAGGCATTGCCACAGCCTATATGGATTCCGTTCCTATGGTGGCCATCACCGCCAATGTACCCTTGGCCTTACTGGGGAGAGATAGCTTTCAGGAAGTCGATATTGTTGGTATTACCATGCCCATTACAAAGCATAATTATATTGTTAAGGATATCAATGAATTAGCGTCTACCCTTAGAAAGGCTTTTTATATTGCCCAGGAAGGAAGGCCAGGACCGGTATTGGTGGATGTGCCTAAGGATATCACAGCGCAAGTGGCTGAGTATATCTATGAGGCTCCCCGACCAATCGAGACCGTGTCAGCACCTATACCAGAGGAAGATTTATTAAGTGCAATTCAAATGATTAAGACAGCTAAAAGACCCCTCATCTATATGGGGGGTGGCGTTGTCCGCTCTGGAGCTGCGGAAGCATTTAAAGACTTTGTTGATAAAGTGCAAGCTCCGGTGGCTTCTACCATGATGGGCTTAGGGGGATTTCCCTCTACCCATGAGCTTTTCACAGGTCTATTGGGAATGCATGGCACCAAGGCCTCAAACATGGCTGCCACAGAATGCGATTTGATTATTGCAGTTGGGGCTCGATTCAGTGATAGGGCCATTGGAAAGGTGGAAGGCTTTGCTCCAGGGGCAAAAATATTACAGATTGATATTGATCCTGCTGAGGTCAATAAAAATATTCGAACTCATTATTCAATTATTGGAACCATTACGGAGGTATTAAAAGATTTAAACCCTCGGCTAGAAAAACAAGAGAGAAAAGAATGGACTGAGAAAATTAAGGCTTGGCAAAGGGATTATCCCCTGACCTATGAAAAAAACACAACCCTAAAACCTCAATTTGTCATTGAAAAAGTGAAAGAATTGGCAGCGGAGGATGCGGTTATTACTACGGAGGTTGGGCAAAACCAAATTTGGACAGCACTATTTTACAAGTTTACACAACCACGCTCCTTTATTACCTCTGGGGGACTGGGAACAATGGGCTTTGGCTTGGGAGCCTGTATTGGTGCGCAGATCGGATTGCCTGAGCGACAATTATTTAATATAGCTGGAGACGGTTGCTTTTATATGAATTGCAATGAGCTAGCCACTGCAGTACACTATAATTTACCCATTAGAGTCATTGTGCTTAACAATCATGTACTAGGCATGGTAAGGCAATGGCAGGGAATGTTTTATGGAAAACGGTTTTCTAATACAACTTTAGATCGAAAAACAGATATTGTTAAACTTGCAGAGGCCTATGGGGCCACAGGATTTAATATTACCAAAAATGAAGAGGTAGAGGATGTCTTGAAAAAAGCCATGGCAATCAAGGGACCAGTGGTCATCAACTGTGAAATTGATCGAGATGAACTGGTATTACCCATGGTTCCACCGGGGGCTGATATCAAGGATTTGATTATGGAGTAA
- a CDS encoding PFL family protein yields MINSQNIMETINMIEKEKLDIRTITMGISLLDCCSSDGKKSRTKIYDKITRLAENLVNVGDMIETEYGIPIINKRISITPIAHIAQSCGDHDYVEFAKTLDQAAKAVGINFIGGFSALVQKGYTKGDKILIDSIPEALATTERVCSSVNIGCTKSGINMDAVRDMGEIIKRTAYLTRDQDSLGCAKLVVFANAVEDNPFMAGAFHGVGEGECVINVGVSGPGVIKSSIENLKGESFDVIAEAIKKTAFKITRIGQLVANEASTRLGVPFGIVDLSLAPTPAVGDSVARILEEMGLESCGCHGTTAALALLNDAVKKGGVMASSHVGGLSGAFIPVSEDEGMINAIKAGSLNLEKLEAMTCVCSVGLDMIAIPGDTPASTISGIIADEAAIGVVNNKTTAVRIIPVHGKVLGDEAVFGGLLGRAPIMAVSKFSSADFINRGGRIPAPIHSFKN; encoded by the coding sequence ATGATCAATTCACAGAACATAATGGAAACAATTAATATGATTGAAAAAGAAAAGCTTGATATTAGAACAATTACAATGGGGATATCACTTTTAGATTGTTGTAGTAGCGATGGTAAAAAGTCTAGAACTAAAATCTATGATAAAATCACAAGACTTGCTGAAAATTTAGTCAATGTTGGAGATATGATTGAAACAGAATATGGCATTCCAATTATTAATAAAAGGATATCCATCACGCCAATTGCTCATATTGCACAATCTTGTGGTGATCATGATTATGTGGAATTTGCTAAAACCTTGGATCAAGCAGCAAAAGCTGTTGGTATCAACTTCATTGGTGGTTTTTCAGCCCTTGTACAAAAAGGGTATACCAAGGGAGATAAAATACTAATTGACTCAATTCCCGAAGCATTGGCTACTACAGAAAGAGTTTGCTCATCTGTCAATATTGGTTGTACAAAATCCGGCATTAATATGGATGCGGTTAGAGATATGGGAGAAATTATCAAGAGAACAGCTTATTTAACAAGGGATCAAGATAGCTTAGGATGTGCAAAACTTGTGGTTTTTGCCAATGCCGTAGAAGATAACCCTTTCATGGCTGGTGCTTTTCACGGTGTCGGTGAAGGCGAATGTGTTATCAATGTTGGCGTAAGTGGTCCTGGGGTTATCAAATCATCCATTGAAAATTTAAAAGGAGAAAGCTTCGATGTGATAGCTGAAGCAATTAAAAAGACAGCTTTCAAAATCACACGTATTGGTCAACTTGTAGCCAATGAAGCTTCCACTAGACTTGGCGTACCCTTTGGAATAGTAGATCTGTCCCTAGCTCCTACTCCTGCAGTTGGTGATAGTGTGGCACGAATTTTAGAGGAAATGGGTCTTGAAAGTTGTGGCTGCCATGGAACAACTGCTGCTCTAGCCCTCCTCAATGATGCCGTAAAAAAAGGTGGTGTCATGGCATCCTCACATGTGGGTGGTTTAAGCGGTGCTTTCATTCCAGTAAGTGAAGATGAGGGAATGATCAATGCAATAAAAGCAGGTTCATTAAACCTAGAAAAATTAGAAGCCATGACATGCGTATGCTCTGTTGGTCTAGATATGATTGCAATTCCTGGAGATACCCCTGCATCGACTATCTCTGGAATTATAGCTGATGAGGCTGCCATTGGTGTGGTCAATAATAAGACCACCGCCGTTAGAATCATCCCTGTACATGGTAAAGTCCTTGGGGACGAAGCTGTATTTGGAGGATTATTAGGAAGGGCTCCAATCATGGCTGTCAGCAAGTTTTCAAGCGCAGATTTTATTAATCGAGGAGGTAGAATTCCAGCGCCTATCCACAGTTTTAAAAATTAA